The Halichoerus grypus chromosome 15, mHalGry1.hap1.1, whole genome shotgun sequence genome includes a window with the following:
- the BLOC1S3 gene encoding biogenesis of lysosome-related organelles complex 1 subunit 3, with translation MASQGRRRRPPRRPETVVPGEAAETDSELSASSSEEELYLGPSGPTRGRPTGLRVAGEAAETDSDSEPEPTAAPGDLPPLVVQRDTAGEAWAAEETPAPAPARSLLQLRLAESQARLDHDVAAAVSGVYRRAGRDVAALASRLAAAQAAGLAAAHSVRLARGDLCALAERLDIVAGCRLLPDIRGVPGTEPEQDPGPRA, from the coding sequence ATGGCGTCCCAGGGTCGTAGGCGGAGGCCGCCGCGGAGGCCCGAGACGGTGGTGCCCGGGGAGGCGGCCGAGACGGACTCGGAGCTCTCTGCGTCCTCGTCGGAGGAGGAGCTGTACCTGGGTCCCTCGGGCCCGACGCGCGGCCGCCCCACGGGGCTGCGGGTGGCCGGGGAGGCCGCGGAAACCGACTCGGACTCGGAGCCGGAGCCGACCGCCGCGCCGGGGGACCTGCCTCCGCTGGTGGTGCAGCGGGACACGGCCGGGGAGGCCTGGGCCGCGGAGGAGACCCCGGCGCCGGCCCCCGCGCGCTCGCTGCTGCAGCTCCGGCTGGCCGAGAGCCAGGCGCGGCTGGACCACGACGTGGCGGCCGCGGTGAGCGGCGTGTACCGCCGCGCGGGCCGCGACGTGGCCGCCCTGGCTAGTAGGCTGGCGGCCGCCCAGGCCGCAGGGTTGGCGGCGGCCCACAGCGTGCGCCTGGCGCGGGGGGACCTCTGCGCGCTGGCCGAGCGCCTGGACATCGTGGCCGGCTGCCGCCTGCTGCCCGACATCCGCGGCGTGCCGGGGACCGAACCTGAGCAAGACCCGGGACCGCGGGCCTAG